In a single window of the Rhodamnia argentea isolate NSW1041297 chromosome 2, ASM2092103v1, whole genome shotgun sequence genome:
- the LOC115737292 gene encoding ubiquitin carboxyl-terminal hydrolase 15 isoform X1 — MLEPREADIPILFLVLVVLPLVAYILLGKWSDSAKKKERISLLAQLAAEEALKAEAMVVAEVVPLVASSKNGTHQCVRCSGRATTRCSRCKSVRYCSGKCQIIHWRQVHRQECHPLDITWNNSSPRSGLMEDNLDDLMYNSMSTGSSASVSCSSIDASQVSAPERKSKEKRASRKLSRGISRKDDGCKYDFLDEVSGNVTDCPSSFNSCPRKEAFVRHKASTNGSLGSEGETTGRSSSFNCMNGYINGYSGSTHKIEGTSKSASQQENLSNTRENHGSFFSSSEHEFSSSERSPCTVRGGSNFFETSIAQTMESDCQPKVTTRGSVKAERASLSFESGVPKPPNSTEASTMQCFGSERREQVTVLGAIAAEGTSTFANAGITKMTGVRKSPKLTRWDASEDNGERQKKSKMLFPYEEFVRFFQYEVFNLSPRGLINCGNSCYANAVLQCLTCTKPLTIYLLHKDHSRACFGKDWCLLCELEQHVTMLRESGAPLSPSRILVHMRSLNRHIGEGSQEDAHEFLRLLVASMQSICLEGVGGEKKVDPRLQETTFIQYTFGGRLRSKVKCLRCHHESERYENIMDLTLEIYGPVESLEDALTQFTTPEDLDGENMYRCGRCAAYVRARKQLSIHEAPNILTIVLKRFQEGRYGKITKCITFPEMLDMIPYMTGKGDMPPLYMLYAVVVHLDTQNASFSGHYVSYVRNLRGNWFRIDDTEVQPVPMSHVMSEGAYILFYMRSCPRPHKSLSGKAVREPGFASERNCVLRSQKSSRQAETKQGSQFDVHETSLDPRPPYIAAGTSKRASLGITQFSENGRPLIENYNETLGTEFSDATSSDWSLFTSSDEAASFTTESTRDSFSTGDYADMCNVDPMSSIFSNLYGSEYPPPNAVSCRLFLNNGAQTRFVSEEKGYVLDSYLSTQEPGRVQKGERSKQRVNPPSGSPSDRNCNVHINNGRYPKRVAARTSSHCISSS; from the exons ATGCTTGAACCAAGGGAAGCTGATATTCCAATCTTGTTTCTTGTCTTGGTCGTGCTTCCTTTGGTTGCTTATATTTTACTTGGGAAGTGGAGTGATTctgcaaagaagaaagagaggatAAGTTTGCTTGCTCAGCTCGCTGCCGAGGAAGCTTTAAAAGCTGAAGCTATGGTTGTGGCAGAAGTTGTCCCTCTTGTGGCTTCCTCAAAAAATGGAACGCATCAATGTGTACGATGCTCTGGTCGAGCAACAACTCGCTGCTCCAGATGCAAGTCCGTTAGATATTG TTCCGGTAAGTGCCAGATAATTCACTGGAGGCAAGTACATAGACAAGAATGTCATCCGCTGGACATCACCTGGAACAATTCATCTCCTCGGTCAGGCTTAATGGAAGATAATCTAGATGATCTAATGTACAATTCCATGAGCACCGGTTCCTCAGCTTCTGTTTCTTGTTCGTCAATTGATGCATCTCAAGTCTCAGCACCAGAGAGGAAGAGTAAAGAGAAGCGAGCTTCACGTAAATTAAGCAGGGGAATATCAAGAAAAGATGATGGATGTAAATATGATTTCCTTGATGAAGTTAGTGGGAACGTGACTGATTGTCCATCCTCTTTTAATTCTTGCCCCCGAAAGGAGGCTTTTGTAAGGCATAAG GCAAGTACCAATGGATCGTTAGGGTCTGAAGGAGAAACTACTGGAAGGAGCAGCAGCTTTAATTGCATGAATGGGTATATCAATGGATATTCTGGTTCGACTCATAAAATTGAGGGGACTAGCAAGTCAGCAAGCCAACAAGAGAACTTATCTAATACAAGGGAGaatcatggcagcttcttttctTCATCAGAACATGAGTTCAGTTCAAGTGAGAGATCCCCATGTACTGTTCGAGGTGGTAGCAATTTCTTTGAAACTTCTATTGCTCAAACCATGGAATCGGACTGTCAGCCTAAAGTGACTACACGGGGCAGTGTTAAAGCAGAAAGGGCTTCGCTTTCTTTTGAGAGCGGTGTACCTAAACCACCGAATTCAACGGAAGCATCTACCATGCAATGCTTTGGGAGTGAGAGGAGGGAACAAGTTACAG TGCTAGGGGCAATTGCTGCAGAAGGGACCAGTACTTTCGCTAATGCTGGAATCACAAAGATGACGGGTGTAAGGAAGTCACCGAAACTTACCAGGTGGGATGCTTCGGAAGATAATGGCGAGAggcaaaaaaaatctaaa ATGCTATTTCCTTATGAAGAATTTGTAAGGTTCTTCCAGTATGAAGTTTTCAACTTATCACCTAGGGGACTTATCAATTGCGGCAACAG TTGCTATGCGAATGCTGTGTTGCAGTGTTTGACATGTACAAAGCCTCTCACTATCTATTTGCTCCACAAAGACCATTCAAGAGCCT GTTTTGGAAAAGATTGGTGTCTTTTGTGTGAACTTGAGCAACACGTGACAATGCTGAGAGAAAGCGGTGCACCACTGTCTCCTAGCAGAATACTAGTGCATATGCGAAGTCTTAATCGCCATATTGGTGAAGGAAGTCAGGAAGATGCTCATGAATTTTTGAG GCTGCTTGTCGCATCAATGCAGTCCATTTGCTTGGAGGGAGTGGGTGGGGAGAAGAAGGTTGATCCAAGGTTGCAAGAAACAACATTCATTCAATATACATTTGGTGGGCGCCTCAGATCGAAG GTCAAGTGTTTGAGATGTCATCATGAGTCAGAGCGATATGAAAACATAATGGATCTCACGTTGGAGATATACGGTCCGGTTGAATCGTTGGAAGATGCGCTGACACAATTTACAACTCCAGAAGATCTGGATGGAGAAAACATGTACAGATGTGGAAG ATGTGCTGCATATGTGCGAGCCAGAAAGCAGTTGAGTATACATGAGGCGCCCAATATCCTGACTATCGTATTGAAGAGGTTCCAG GAAGGAAGATATGGGAAAATAACTAAGTGCATTACTTTTCCTGAAATGCTGGATATGATCCCGTACATGACAGGAAAAGGCGACATGCCTCCACTTTACATGCTTTATGCTGTGGTTGTCCATCTGGATACACAGAATGCATCTTTTTCCGGGCATTATGTGTCTTATGTGAGAAACTTGCGAGGCAATTGGTTCAGGATAGACGACACTGAG GTTCAACCTGTACCAATGAGCCATGTAATGTCAGAAGGCGCATATATCCTATTTTACATGAG GTCCTGTCCACGCCCGCACAAAAGTTTATCTGGAAAAGCTGTCAGAGAACCAGGTTTTGCATCTGAAAGAAATTGCGTATTAAGAAGTCAAAAGTCTTCAAGACAAGCGGAGACCAAACAAGGCAGCCAATTTGATGTCCATGAAACTTCACTGGATCCAAGACCCCCATATATTGCTGCAGGCACATCAAAGCGCGCATCTCTTGGCATTACTCAGTTCAGCGAAAATGGgcgaccattgattgagaattaTAATGAGACATTAGGCACTGAATTTTCTGATGCTACATCAAGCGATTGGTCTCTCTTTACGAGTTCAGACGAGGCAGCTTCTTTCACTACAGAGAGTACGAGAGACTCATTCAGCACTGGAGACTATGCTGATATGTGCAATGTAGATCCGATGTCCTCGATCTTCAGCAACTTGTATGGTTCAGAGTACCCCCCGCCAAATGCCGTCTCCTGTAGATTATTCTTGAACAATGGAGCGCAGACGAGGTTTGTCTCGGAGGAAAAGGGCTATGTACTGGATTCCTACTTATCAACCCAAGAACCTGGTAGAGTACAGAAAGGAGAGAGGTCGAAACAGAGAGTGAATCCACCAAGCGGATCACCCAGTGATAGGAACTGTAATGTGCATATAAACAACGGTCGTTACCCTAAGCGGGTTGCTGCACGGACTTCCAGTCATTGTATATCTAGTTCTTAG
- the LOC115737292 gene encoding ubiquitin carboxyl-terminal hydrolase 15 isoform X2 — protein sequence MLEPREADIPILFLVLVVLPLVAYILLGKWSDSAKKKERISLLAQLAAEEALKAEAMVVAEVVPLVASSKNGTHQCVRCSGRATTRCSRCKSVRYCSGKCQIIHWRQVHRQECHPLDITWNNSSPRSGLMEDNLDDLMYNSMSTGSSASVSCSSIDASQVSAPERKSKEKRASRKLSRGISRKDDGCKYDFLDEVSGNVTDCPSSFNSCPRKEAFVRHKASTNGSLGSEGETTGRSSSFNCMNGYINGYSGSTHKIEGTSKSASQQENLSNTRENHGSFFSSSEHEFSSSERSPCTVRGGSNFFETSIAQTMESDCQPKVTTRGSVKAERASLSFESGVPKPPNSTEASTMQCFGSERREQVTGAIAAEGTSTFANAGITKMTGVRKSPKLTRWDASEDNGERQKKSKMLFPYEEFVRFFQYEVFNLSPRGLINCGNSCYANAVLQCLTCTKPLTIYLLHKDHSRACFGKDWCLLCELEQHVTMLRESGAPLSPSRILVHMRSLNRHIGEGSQEDAHEFLRLLVASMQSICLEGVGGEKKVDPRLQETTFIQYTFGGRLRSKVKCLRCHHESERYENIMDLTLEIYGPVESLEDALTQFTTPEDLDGENMYRCGRCAAYVRARKQLSIHEAPNILTIVLKRFQEGRYGKITKCITFPEMLDMIPYMTGKGDMPPLYMLYAVVVHLDTQNASFSGHYVSYVRNLRGNWFRIDDTEVQPVPMSHVMSEGAYILFYMRSCPRPHKSLSGKAVREPGFASERNCVLRSQKSSRQAETKQGSQFDVHETSLDPRPPYIAAGTSKRASLGITQFSENGRPLIENYNETLGTEFSDATSSDWSLFTSSDEAASFTTESTRDSFSTGDYADMCNVDPMSSIFSNLYGSEYPPPNAVSCRLFLNNGAQTRFVSEEKGYVLDSYLSTQEPGRVQKGERSKQRVNPPSGSPSDRNCNVHINNGRYPKRVAARTSSHCISSS from the exons ATGCTTGAACCAAGGGAAGCTGATATTCCAATCTTGTTTCTTGTCTTGGTCGTGCTTCCTTTGGTTGCTTATATTTTACTTGGGAAGTGGAGTGATTctgcaaagaagaaagagaggatAAGTTTGCTTGCTCAGCTCGCTGCCGAGGAAGCTTTAAAAGCTGAAGCTATGGTTGTGGCAGAAGTTGTCCCTCTTGTGGCTTCCTCAAAAAATGGAACGCATCAATGTGTACGATGCTCTGGTCGAGCAACAACTCGCTGCTCCAGATGCAAGTCCGTTAGATATTG TTCCGGTAAGTGCCAGATAATTCACTGGAGGCAAGTACATAGACAAGAATGTCATCCGCTGGACATCACCTGGAACAATTCATCTCCTCGGTCAGGCTTAATGGAAGATAATCTAGATGATCTAATGTACAATTCCATGAGCACCGGTTCCTCAGCTTCTGTTTCTTGTTCGTCAATTGATGCATCTCAAGTCTCAGCACCAGAGAGGAAGAGTAAAGAGAAGCGAGCTTCACGTAAATTAAGCAGGGGAATATCAAGAAAAGATGATGGATGTAAATATGATTTCCTTGATGAAGTTAGTGGGAACGTGACTGATTGTCCATCCTCTTTTAATTCTTGCCCCCGAAAGGAGGCTTTTGTAAGGCATAAG GCAAGTACCAATGGATCGTTAGGGTCTGAAGGAGAAACTACTGGAAGGAGCAGCAGCTTTAATTGCATGAATGGGTATATCAATGGATATTCTGGTTCGACTCATAAAATTGAGGGGACTAGCAAGTCAGCAAGCCAACAAGAGAACTTATCTAATACAAGGGAGaatcatggcagcttcttttctTCATCAGAACATGAGTTCAGTTCAAGTGAGAGATCCCCATGTACTGTTCGAGGTGGTAGCAATTTCTTTGAAACTTCTATTGCTCAAACCATGGAATCGGACTGTCAGCCTAAAGTGACTACACGGGGCAGTGTTAAAGCAGAAAGGGCTTCGCTTTCTTTTGAGAGCGGTGTACCTAAACCACCGAATTCAACGGAAGCATCTACCATGCAATGCTTTGGGAGTGAGAGGAGGGAACAAGTTACAG GGGCAATTGCTGCAGAAGGGACCAGTACTTTCGCTAATGCTGGAATCACAAAGATGACGGGTGTAAGGAAGTCACCGAAACTTACCAGGTGGGATGCTTCGGAAGATAATGGCGAGAggcaaaaaaaatctaaa ATGCTATTTCCTTATGAAGAATTTGTAAGGTTCTTCCAGTATGAAGTTTTCAACTTATCACCTAGGGGACTTATCAATTGCGGCAACAG TTGCTATGCGAATGCTGTGTTGCAGTGTTTGACATGTACAAAGCCTCTCACTATCTATTTGCTCCACAAAGACCATTCAAGAGCCT GTTTTGGAAAAGATTGGTGTCTTTTGTGTGAACTTGAGCAACACGTGACAATGCTGAGAGAAAGCGGTGCACCACTGTCTCCTAGCAGAATACTAGTGCATATGCGAAGTCTTAATCGCCATATTGGTGAAGGAAGTCAGGAAGATGCTCATGAATTTTTGAG GCTGCTTGTCGCATCAATGCAGTCCATTTGCTTGGAGGGAGTGGGTGGGGAGAAGAAGGTTGATCCAAGGTTGCAAGAAACAACATTCATTCAATATACATTTGGTGGGCGCCTCAGATCGAAG GTCAAGTGTTTGAGATGTCATCATGAGTCAGAGCGATATGAAAACATAATGGATCTCACGTTGGAGATATACGGTCCGGTTGAATCGTTGGAAGATGCGCTGACACAATTTACAACTCCAGAAGATCTGGATGGAGAAAACATGTACAGATGTGGAAG ATGTGCTGCATATGTGCGAGCCAGAAAGCAGTTGAGTATACATGAGGCGCCCAATATCCTGACTATCGTATTGAAGAGGTTCCAG GAAGGAAGATATGGGAAAATAACTAAGTGCATTACTTTTCCTGAAATGCTGGATATGATCCCGTACATGACAGGAAAAGGCGACATGCCTCCACTTTACATGCTTTATGCTGTGGTTGTCCATCTGGATACACAGAATGCATCTTTTTCCGGGCATTATGTGTCTTATGTGAGAAACTTGCGAGGCAATTGGTTCAGGATAGACGACACTGAG GTTCAACCTGTACCAATGAGCCATGTAATGTCAGAAGGCGCATATATCCTATTTTACATGAG GTCCTGTCCACGCCCGCACAAAAGTTTATCTGGAAAAGCTGTCAGAGAACCAGGTTTTGCATCTGAAAGAAATTGCGTATTAAGAAGTCAAAAGTCTTCAAGACAAGCGGAGACCAAACAAGGCAGCCAATTTGATGTCCATGAAACTTCACTGGATCCAAGACCCCCATATATTGCTGCAGGCACATCAAAGCGCGCATCTCTTGGCATTACTCAGTTCAGCGAAAATGGgcgaccattgattgagaattaTAATGAGACATTAGGCACTGAATTTTCTGATGCTACATCAAGCGATTGGTCTCTCTTTACGAGTTCAGACGAGGCAGCTTCTTTCACTACAGAGAGTACGAGAGACTCATTCAGCACTGGAGACTATGCTGATATGTGCAATGTAGATCCGATGTCCTCGATCTTCAGCAACTTGTATGGTTCAGAGTACCCCCCGCCAAATGCCGTCTCCTGTAGATTATTCTTGAACAATGGAGCGCAGACGAGGTTTGTCTCGGAGGAAAAGGGCTATGTACTGGATTCCTACTTATCAACCCAAGAACCTGGTAGAGTACAGAAAGGAGAGAGGTCGAAACAGAGAGTGAATCCACCAAGCGGATCACCCAGTGATAGGAACTGTAATGTGCATATAAACAACGGTCGTTACCCTAAGCGGGTTGCTGCACGGACTTCCAGTCATTGTATATCTAGTTCTTAG
- the LOC115737292 gene encoding ubiquitin carboxyl-terminal hydrolase 15 isoform X3, protein MLEPREADIPILFLVLVVLPLVAYILLGKWSDSAKKKERISLLAQLAAEEALKAEAMVVAEVVPLVASSKNGTHQCVRCSGRATTRCSRCKSVRYCSGKCQIIHWRQVHRQECHPLDITWNNSSPRSGLMEDNLDDLMYNSMSTGSSASVSCSSIDASQVSAPERKSKEKRASRKLSRGISRKDDGCKYDFLDEVSGNVTDCPSSFNSCPRKEAFVRHKASTNGSLGSEGETTGRSSSFNCMNGYINGYSGSTHKIEGTSKSASQQENLSNTRENHGSFFSSSEHEFSSSERSPCTVRGGSNFFETSIAQTMESDCQPKVTTRGSVKAERASLSFESGVPKPPNSTEASTMQCFGSERREQVTEGTSTFANAGITKMTGVRKSPKLTRWDASEDNGERQKKSKMLFPYEEFVRFFQYEVFNLSPRGLINCGNSCYANAVLQCLTCTKPLTIYLLHKDHSRACFGKDWCLLCELEQHVTMLRESGAPLSPSRILVHMRSLNRHIGEGSQEDAHEFLRLLVASMQSICLEGVGGEKKVDPRLQETTFIQYTFGGRLRSKVKCLRCHHESERYENIMDLTLEIYGPVESLEDALTQFTTPEDLDGENMYRCGRCAAYVRARKQLSIHEAPNILTIVLKRFQEGRYGKITKCITFPEMLDMIPYMTGKGDMPPLYMLYAVVVHLDTQNASFSGHYVSYVRNLRGNWFRIDDTEVQPVPMSHVMSEGAYILFYMRSCPRPHKSLSGKAVREPGFASERNCVLRSQKSSRQAETKQGSQFDVHETSLDPRPPYIAAGTSKRASLGITQFSENGRPLIENYNETLGTEFSDATSSDWSLFTSSDEAASFTTESTRDSFSTGDYADMCNVDPMSSIFSNLYGSEYPPPNAVSCRLFLNNGAQTRFVSEEKGYVLDSYLSTQEPGRVQKGERSKQRVNPPSGSPSDRNCNVHINNGRYPKRVAARTSSHCISSS, encoded by the exons ATGCTTGAACCAAGGGAAGCTGATATTCCAATCTTGTTTCTTGTCTTGGTCGTGCTTCCTTTGGTTGCTTATATTTTACTTGGGAAGTGGAGTGATTctgcaaagaagaaagagaggatAAGTTTGCTTGCTCAGCTCGCTGCCGAGGAAGCTTTAAAAGCTGAAGCTATGGTTGTGGCAGAAGTTGTCCCTCTTGTGGCTTCCTCAAAAAATGGAACGCATCAATGTGTACGATGCTCTGGTCGAGCAACAACTCGCTGCTCCAGATGCAAGTCCGTTAGATATTG TTCCGGTAAGTGCCAGATAATTCACTGGAGGCAAGTACATAGACAAGAATGTCATCCGCTGGACATCACCTGGAACAATTCATCTCCTCGGTCAGGCTTAATGGAAGATAATCTAGATGATCTAATGTACAATTCCATGAGCACCGGTTCCTCAGCTTCTGTTTCTTGTTCGTCAATTGATGCATCTCAAGTCTCAGCACCAGAGAGGAAGAGTAAAGAGAAGCGAGCTTCACGTAAATTAAGCAGGGGAATATCAAGAAAAGATGATGGATGTAAATATGATTTCCTTGATGAAGTTAGTGGGAACGTGACTGATTGTCCATCCTCTTTTAATTCTTGCCCCCGAAAGGAGGCTTTTGTAAGGCATAAG GCAAGTACCAATGGATCGTTAGGGTCTGAAGGAGAAACTACTGGAAGGAGCAGCAGCTTTAATTGCATGAATGGGTATATCAATGGATATTCTGGTTCGACTCATAAAATTGAGGGGACTAGCAAGTCAGCAAGCCAACAAGAGAACTTATCTAATACAAGGGAGaatcatggcagcttcttttctTCATCAGAACATGAGTTCAGTTCAAGTGAGAGATCCCCATGTACTGTTCGAGGTGGTAGCAATTTCTTTGAAACTTCTATTGCTCAAACCATGGAATCGGACTGTCAGCCTAAAGTGACTACACGGGGCAGTGTTAAAGCAGAAAGGGCTTCGCTTTCTTTTGAGAGCGGTGTACCTAAACCACCGAATTCAACGGAAGCATCTACCATGCAATGCTTTGGGAGTGAGAGGAGGGAACAAGTTACAG AAGGGACCAGTACTTTCGCTAATGCTGGAATCACAAAGATGACGGGTGTAAGGAAGTCACCGAAACTTACCAGGTGGGATGCTTCGGAAGATAATGGCGAGAggcaaaaaaaatctaaa ATGCTATTTCCTTATGAAGAATTTGTAAGGTTCTTCCAGTATGAAGTTTTCAACTTATCACCTAGGGGACTTATCAATTGCGGCAACAG TTGCTATGCGAATGCTGTGTTGCAGTGTTTGACATGTACAAAGCCTCTCACTATCTATTTGCTCCACAAAGACCATTCAAGAGCCT GTTTTGGAAAAGATTGGTGTCTTTTGTGTGAACTTGAGCAACACGTGACAATGCTGAGAGAAAGCGGTGCACCACTGTCTCCTAGCAGAATACTAGTGCATATGCGAAGTCTTAATCGCCATATTGGTGAAGGAAGTCAGGAAGATGCTCATGAATTTTTGAG GCTGCTTGTCGCATCAATGCAGTCCATTTGCTTGGAGGGAGTGGGTGGGGAGAAGAAGGTTGATCCAAGGTTGCAAGAAACAACATTCATTCAATATACATTTGGTGGGCGCCTCAGATCGAAG GTCAAGTGTTTGAGATGTCATCATGAGTCAGAGCGATATGAAAACATAATGGATCTCACGTTGGAGATATACGGTCCGGTTGAATCGTTGGAAGATGCGCTGACACAATTTACAACTCCAGAAGATCTGGATGGAGAAAACATGTACAGATGTGGAAG ATGTGCTGCATATGTGCGAGCCAGAAAGCAGTTGAGTATACATGAGGCGCCCAATATCCTGACTATCGTATTGAAGAGGTTCCAG GAAGGAAGATATGGGAAAATAACTAAGTGCATTACTTTTCCTGAAATGCTGGATATGATCCCGTACATGACAGGAAAAGGCGACATGCCTCCACTTTACATGCTTTATGCTGTGGTTGTCCATCTGGATACACAGAATGCATCTTTTTCCGGGCATTATGTGTCTTATGTGAGAAACTTGCGAGGCAATTGGTTCAGGATAGACGACACTGAG GTTCAACCTGTACCAATGAGCCATGTAATGTCAGAAGGCGCATATATCCTATTTTACATGAG GTCCTGTCCACGCCCGCACAAAAGTTTATCTGGAAAAGCTGTCAGAGAACCAGGTTTTGCATCTGAAAGAAATTGCGTATTAAGAAGTCAAAAGTCTTCAAGACAAGCGGAGACCAAACAAGGCAGCCAATTTGATGTCCATGAAACTTCACTGGATCCAAGACCCCCATATATTGCTGCAGGCACATCAAAGCGCGCATCTCTTGGCATTACTCAGTTCAGCGAAAATGGgcgaccattgattgagaattaTAATGAGACATTAGGCACTGAATTTTCTGATGCTACATCAAGCGATTGGTCTCTCTTTACGAGTTCAGACGAGGCAGCTTCTTTCACTACAGAGAGTACGAGAGACTCATTCAGCACTGGAGACTATGCTGATATGTGCAATGTAGATCCGATGTCCTCGATCTTCAGCAACTTGTATGGTTCAGAGTACCCCCCGCCAAATGCCGTCTCCTGTAGATTATTCTTGAACAATGGAGCGCAGACGAGGTTTGTCTCGGAGGAAAAGGGCTATGTACTGGATTCCTACTTATCAACCCAAGAACCTGGTAGAGTACAGAAAGGAGAGAGGTCGAAACAGAGAGTGAATCCACCAAGCGGATCACCCAGTGATAGGAACTGTAATGTGCATATAAACAACGGTCGTTACCCTAAGCGGGTTGCTGCACGGACTTCCAGTCATTGTATATCTAGTTCTTAG